Below is a genomic region from Candidatus Epulonipiscium sp..
ACTTTCAAAATCTTCTATTGTATAATCTATATTTACAGCCATTTGCTTAATCATCTTTTCAGAATAAAGCCCTACCTTGTCTTTAACAGTTTTTTCCGCATTGAAATAGGAGAAGCCTGCCACAATAGCTAGGGGAATAATGCTTAATAATATAAAAGCCGTAATTAGTTTTTGAGCGATTCCTATATTATTTGTAGAACTAACTCTAGGTTCCTTATGTCTTCCTTGACGCTTTGACTTTTCACGTAATTTTTTTAATTTATACAAGAACCTTCCTCCTCATACTTTCCCCATCTATCAAAGAAGGCACCTGCCCTTAAAGCAGCATGTACCTTCTTTATCCATTTATAAATTTATTCCTATTTAAGTTTAAAACTGTTAATCCTTTGGTTAAGTATCTTTGCCATTTCATTTAATTGTTGGGAGGTTGCTGACAATTCCTGTGCTGCCGCATTCACCTCTTCCGATGAAGCTGCTATTTGATTGGATGTCGCTGATGTCCCTTCTGCATACAAGGATACTGTCTTTACTTTTTCAACTATGCCATCTTTGTTACCATTAATTACAAATATAGATTTACTTACAGCATCAATCTGTGGAAGGATACTCTCAATAGATCTTATTATTTCTTTAAAAGATTCTATAGTACTGTTAACTTCTTCTGTTTGAGCTACTAAATGATTCTTCACATCGTCTGTTGTTTCTATAACCGTATCTGATTCTTCCTCAATCATATTTATCATATCATCTATGTTTTTAGATGCTCTTTTTGATTGTTCTGCTAGTTTTCTTATCTCATCGGCAACAACCGCGAATCCTTTCCCTGCCTCCCCTGCTCTAGCAGCCTCGATAGCTGCATTCAAAGCTAGTAAATCCGTCTGATCTGAAATTGCATTAATCATATTAGTAATGGTTGTTATAGAACTTATGTTTACACCTAATCTTTCAATTTTTTCAATTACTGTACCAAATAAGCTTTCAATGCTCTTTATAGAAGACATAAGGCTCTCTAGCTTTTCATTTCCACCCTTAGCCATTGTATTCGTGTTCATTGCATTTTCGTGAACATCTTCTATGGAAATAACAATACTATCTAATTCCATTCCAAATTCAGTAACACTCTCGCTTATACCTTGTAGTTCATTGTATTGATGAAGAGCACCCTTAGATACATCCTGCACGGCTTCTGAAACTTGCTCTGCCGATGCGCTCATCTGCTCTGCTACAGAGGCTAAATCATCAGAATATACTTCTATATCTGATGTGCTTTGTTTGACTAATTTAAA
It encodes:
- a CDS encoding methyl-accepting chemotaxis protein, which produces MKKLKLLKPKKSVLKSQHPSKDSLKKESKKGIKIVTGIILILFFSITLLLFVGTLGYSSMGKIERNAEAIYEDRLLPIVKIGELQNQYYSIRYNLSRGTETTFYHEYDNRIKSSHKLIESIINEYDQIEMDENEAKYLEKFKKEYKDYLETWEVIKSTISEKGKVESLQQSKVKTIESNIDSSLQGLVRYNKSLAEGLKEENKAIYDNNLKFYIIIITISLFLLVSFSLVITRIIRKSMKLMIGNLDKISEGDFTEEISINGKNEFGIMRKALAKVSDEISNAFKLVKQSTSDIEVYSDDLASVAEQMSASAEQVSEAVQDVSKGALHQYNELQGISESVTEFGMELDSIVISIEDVHENAMNTNTMAKGGNEKLESLMSSIKSIESLFGTVIEKIERLGVNISSITTITNMINAISDQTDLLALNAAIEAARAGEAGKGFAVVADEIRKLAEQSKRASKNIDDMINMIEEESDTVIETTDDVKNHLVAQTEEVNSTIESFKEIIRSIESILPQIDAVSKSIFVINGNKDGIVEKVKTVSLYAEGTSATSNQIAASSEEVNAAAQELSATSQQLNEMAKILNQRINSFKLK